A genomic segment from Syntrophotalea acetylenivorans encodes:
- the nifJ gene encoding pyruvate:ferredoxin (flavodoxin) oxidoreductase, whose product MSRKMICTDGNTAAAHVAHATNEVIAIYPITPSSNMGEVSDLKSAAGEKNIWDTVPDVVEMQSEGGAAGAVHGALQAGALTTTFTASQGLLLMIPSMYKIAGELTPTVFHVSARALACQALSIFGDHSDVMSCRATGWAFLASNNVQEVMDFALIAQAATLESRVPFLHFFDGFRTSHEIQKVEELSFDDMRHMISDELVQAHRERGLSPERPKIRGTSQNPDVYFQGRETVNKYYEAVPGIVQAQMDKFAKLTGRQYNLVDYVGAPDAERVIVMMGSGTDTAHELVDYLVSQGEKVGLLKIRLFMPLPAETLAKALPASVKKIAVLDRTKEPGSIGEPLYQNVRTAIGEAMSDGLVELAEYPTIVGGRYGLGSKEFTPTLVKAVFDNLSQAKPKNHFTLGINDDVTGSSLDFDPTFKVPSEGYAAMFYGLGSDGTVGANKNSIKIIGDTTDNKVQAYFVYDSKKAGTVTVSHLRFGKEAIRSPYLVDAADFVACHNFSFLEKYDMLGKAKQGATFLLNSPYDKDQVWAQLPREVQQTIIDKELKFYVVDGVRLGTEIGLGARINVLMQTAFFAISGIIDKDQAVAEIRAAIEKSYGKAGEKVVAMNNQAVDAALEYIEQVAVPATADSAIAMKEAVEGEAPEFVKNVTAKIIAGLGDELPVSAMPADGTFPVDTAKYEKRNIADNIPVWDTELCVQCGICSFMCPHGTIRMKIYDADQLAGAPETFKSCEARGKGMEGKKYSLQVAPEDCTGCGACVHNCPAKSKEDPQHKAINMEFQAPLREQEAANWDFFLELPETDPALLNRATVKGSQLLEPTFEFSGACAGCGETPFVKLLSQLYGDRLIMGNATGCSSIYGGNLPTTPWTTRKDGLGPSWNNSLFEDTAEFGYGIRLAADKFKAFAYELLDKLLACANDKCGEAKQLMAEIKEGDQSTQEAIEIHRQKVNKLKSILEGCTSDTAKQLLSVADYLIEKSVWLIGGDGWAYDIGYGGLDHVLASGRNVNALVLDTEVYSNTGGQASKATPLAAVAQFAAGGKRMAKKDLAMISMTYGNIYVAQVSLANPAQVVKAFMEAESYDGPSLILAYSHCIAHGIDMTTAVDTCKKAVDCGHWPLFRFDPRLVKEGKNPLQMDSKEPTIAFDEYAYGENRYRVLKKVKPEEAGPLMEEATLNCKRRFDLYRKLSEMSADCGGSNK is encoded by the coding sequence ATGTCACGCAAGATGATTTGCACTGACGGTAACACGGCAGCGGCACACGTTGCCCATGCCACTAACGAAGTTATCGCAATCTATCCCATTACCCCTTCGTCCAATATGGGCGAAGTCTCCGACCTCAAAAGTGCGGCCGGAGAAAAGAACATTTGGGACACTGTTCCCGATGTGGTGGAAATGCAATCCGAGGGCGGTGCTGCCGGCGCGGTCCATGGTGCGCTGCAGGCCGGTGCTCTGACCACTACCTTTACCGCTTCGCAGGGTCTGCTGCTGATGATCCCGAGCATGTACAAGATTGCCGGTGAGCTGACCCCGACCGTGTTCCACGTCTCGGCCCGCGCCCTGGCCTGCCAGGCGCTGTCTATTTTTGGCGATCATTCCGACGTTATGTCCTGCCGGGCTACCGGTTGGGCGTTCCTGGCTTCCAATAACGTGCAAGAGGTCATGGACTTCGCTCTCATCGCCCAGGCGGCGACCCTGGAGTCGAGAGTCCCCTTCTTGCACTTTTTTGACGGCTTCCGTACTTCTCACGAGATTCAGAAAGTGGAAGAACTGAGCTTCGACGACATGCGCCACATGATCAGTGATGAACTGGTGCAGGCTCACCGTGAGCGCGGTCTGTCTCCTGAGCGCCCCAAGATTCGTGGTACTTCCCAGAATCCGGATGTATATTTCCAGGGCCGCGAAACGGTAAACAAGTACTACGAAGCGGTGCCGGGAATCGTCCAGGCGCAGATGGACAAGTTCGCCAAGCTTACCGGTCGTCAGTACAACCTGGTCGACTATGTCGGTGCTCCCGACGCCGAACGGGTCATCGTCATGATGGGTTCCGGTACCGATACCGCCCATGAACTGGTGGATTATCTGGTGTCTCAGGGTGAGAAAGTCGGTCTGCTCAAGATCCGTCTGTTCATGCCTTTGCCGGCCGAGACCTTGGCCAAGGCGTTGCCTGCTTCAGTGAAGAAGATTGCCGTCCTGGACCGGACCAAGGAGCCTGGTTCTATCGGTGAGCCTCTTTATCAGAACGTTCGCACTGCCATCGGCGAAGCTATGAGCGACGGACTGGTCGAGCTGGCCGAATACCCGACCATCGTCGGCGGTCGTTACGGCCTCGGTTCCAAGGAGTTCACCCCGACCTTGGTCAAGGCGGTGTTCGATAATCTTTCCCAGGCCAAGCCGAAGAACCACTTCACCCTCGGCATCAACGACGACGTGACCGGTAGCAGCCTCGACTTCGATCCGACCTTCAAGGTGCCGAGCGAAGGCTACGCCGCCATGTTCTACGGTCTCGGCTCCGACGGTACCGTCGGTGCCAACAAGAACTCCATCAAGATCATCGGTGACACCACCGATAACAAGGTCCAGGCCTACTTTGTCTACGATTCCAAGAAGGCCGGCACCGTAACCGTCAGCCATCTGCGCTTCGGTAAGGAGGCGATCCGTTCGCCTTATCTGGTCGATGCGGCGGACTTCGTGGCCTGTCACAACTTCTCCTTCCTCGAGAAATACGACATGCTCGGCAAGGCCAAGCAGGGAGCGACTTTCCTGCTCAACAGCCCTTACGACAAGGACCAGGTTTGGGCACAATTGCCCCGCGAAGTACAGCAGACCATCATTGACAAGGAGCTCAAGTTCTATGTTGTCGATGGTGTCCGCCTTGGTACCGAAATCGGTCTCGGCGCCCGCATCAACGTGCTGATGCAGACCGCTTTCTTTGCCATCTCCGGCATCATTGACAAGGATCAGGCAGTGGCCGAGATTCGCGCCGCTATCGAAAAGAGCTACGGCAAGGCCGGCGAGAAGGTTGTTGCCATGAACAACCAGGCAGTCGATGCCGCCTTGGAGTACATCGAGCAGGTAGCGGTACCGGCTACGGCCGATAGCGCCATCGCCATGAAGGAAGCGGTCGAAGGCGAGGCTCCCGAGTTCGTCAAGAACGTCACCGCCAAGATTATCGCCGGGCTTGGTGACGAGTTGCCTGTGTCGGCCATGCCTGCTGACGGTACCTTTCCCGTCGATACCGCCAAGTACGAAAAGCGTAACATCGCGGACAATATTCCGGTATGGGACACTGAGCTCTGCGTGCAGTGCGGCATCTGTTCTTTCATGTGCCCTCATGGCACCATCCGGATGAAGATCTACGATGCCGACCAGCTGGCCGGCGCGCCGGAGACCTTCAAGTCCTGTGAAGCCCGCGGTAAAGGCATGGAGGGTAAAAAGTACTCCCTGCAAGTGGCGCCCGAGGATTGCACCGGTTGCGGCGCCTGTGTCCATAACTGCCCGGCCAAGAGCAAGGAAGATCCGCAGCACAAGGCCATCAATATGGAATTCCAGGCACCGCTGCGTGAGCAAGAAGCGGCCAACTGGGACTTTTTCCTCGAGTTGCCTGAAACCGATCCGGCGCTGCTCAACCGCGCTACGGTCAAAGGCAGCCAGCTGCTGGAGCCGACCTTCGAGTTCTCCGGCGCCTGCGCCGGCTGTGGCGAGACGCCTTTCGTCAAGCTGCTGTCCCAGCTTTACGGCGATCGCCTGATCATGGGCAACGCTACTGGTTGTTCGTCCATTTACGGCGGCAACCTGCCGACCACGCCCTGGACCACCCGCAAGGACGGCCTCGGCCCCTCCTGGAACAATTCCCTGTTCGAGGATACCGCCGAGTTCGGTTACGGCATTCGCCTCGCTGCCGACAAGTTCAAGGCATTCGCTTACGAACTGCTCGACAAACTGCTGGCCTGCGCCAACGACAAGTGCGGCGAAGCGAAGCAGTTGATGGCCGAGATCAAGGAAGGCGATCAGTCGACCCAAGAGGCCATCGAAATCCATCGCCAGAAGGTCAACAAGCTGAAGTCGATCCTCGAAGGCTGCACCAGTGACACCGCTAAGCAACTGCTGTCGGTAGCTGACTACCTGATCGAGAAGTCGGTCTGGCTGATCGGTGGTGATGGCTGGGCTTACGACATCGGCTACGGTGGCCTCGACCACGTACTGGCGTCGGGCCGTAACGTCAACGCTCTGGTCCTCGATACCGAGGTTTACTCCAATACCGGTGGCCAGGCCAGTAAGGCCACCCCGCTGGCTGCCGTGGCCCAGTTTGCCGCCGGCGGCAAGCGCATGGCAAAGAAGGACCTGGCCATGATCTCCATGACCTACGGCAACATTTATGTCGCGCAGGTCTCCCTGGCCAACCCGGCTCAGGTGGTCAAGGCCTTTATGGAGGCCGAGTCCTACGATGGTCCGTCGTTGATCCTGGCTTACAGCCACTGCATAGCTCACGGCATCGACATGACCACGGCAGTCGACACCTGCAAGAAGGCCGTCGACTGCGGTCACTGGCCCCTGTTCCGCTTTGATCCCCGCTTGGTCAAAGAGGGCAAAAACCCGTTGCAGATGGATAGCAAAGAGCCGACTATCGCCTTCGACGAATACGCCTATGGCGAAAACCGCTATCGGGTGTTGAAGAAGGTTAAGCCTGAAGAGGCCGGCCCGTTGATGGAAGAGGCGACTCTGAATTGCAAGAGGCGTTTCGATCTCTACCGTAAGCTGTCTGAAATGTCAGCCGATTGTGGTGGTAGCAACAAATAG